A genome region from Phoenix dactylifera cultivar Barhee BC4 chromosome 18, palm_55x_up_171113_PBpolish2nd_filt_p, whole genome shotgun sequence includes the following:
- the LOC103706992 gene encoding putative kinase-like protein TMKL1, translating into MAYSPLLFFFLSLFFSFFSAFSSESSDVLLLLEKIKPALQGRSSAENLQLSSWNTSTPLCLWRGLQWTSSAGASLNCNDSAVRSNRSLANDSSLQLLSIRLPAAALAGSIPPEIGDLSSLQSLYLGVNSLSGTLPLELGNCPSLAEVDLSDNSVSGSLPPSIWNLCDRLVSLRLHGNNLSGAVPDPAVPNSTCDRVQVLDFGANRFVGEFPEFITGFRGLQELDLGSNRFSGPIPASLAGLRNLERLNLSYNNFTGALPEAFGQSKFGAAAFQGNPGLCGAPLRKCGSRSVLSSGAIAGLVIGLMTGAVVLASVSIGWAQGRKKKNRGRRAEEEEMEMEDGNNGGEGKLIVFQGGEHLTLEDVLNATGQVMEKTSYGTVYKAKLADGGTIALRLLREGSCKDAASCLPVVRLLGRARHENLVSLKAFYQGKRGEKLLIYDYLPNRTLHDLLHESRAGRTLPNWARRHKIALGVARGLAHLHTGQETPITHGNIRSKNVLVDELFVPRLSDYGLDKLMVPAVADEMVSAAKSDGYKAPELQKMKKCNSRTDVYAFGILLLEILMGKKPGNGRNGEGVDLPSLVKVAVLEETTMEVFDVEILKGIRSPTEDGLVQALKLAMGCCAPVASVRPDMNEVVKQLEENRPRNRSALYSPTDTRSEIGTPF; encoded by the exons aTGGCAtattctcctcttcttttcttcttcctctctctcttcttctccttcttctcggcCTTCTCCTCGGAGTCCTCcgacgtcctcctcctcctggagAAGATAAAGCCGGCGCTCCAGGGCCGCTCGTCGGCGGAGAACCTTCAGCTCTCGTCCTGGAACACCTCCACCCCGCTCTGCCTCTGGCGCGGCCTCCAGTGGACCTCCTCCGCTGGCGCTTCTCTCAACTGCAACGACTCCGCCGTCCGCTCCAACCGCTCCCTCGCCAACGATTCCTCCCTCCAGCTCCTCTCCATCCGCCTCCCCGCCGCCGCCCTCGCCGGATCCATCCCTCCGGAGATTGGGGACCTCTCCTCTCTCCAGTCCCTCTACCTCGGCGTCAACTCCCTCTCTGGCACCCTCCCTCTCGAGCTCGGTAACTGCCCCTCCCTCGCCGAAGTCGACCTCTCCGACAACTCAGTCTCcggctccctccctccctccatcTGGAACCTCTGTGACCGCCTCGTCTCCCTCCGTCTCCACGGCAACAACCTCTCCGGCGCCGTCCCCGACCCCGCCGTCCCCAATTCCACCTGCGACCGCGTCCAAGTTCTCGACTTTGGCGCCAACCGCTTCGTAGGAGAGTTCCCCGAGTTCATCACCGGCTTCCGTGGCTTGCAAGAACTCGACCTCGGGAGCAATAGATTCTCCGGGCCGATACCGGCGTCGCTCGCCGGGCTGAGAAACCTGGAGAGATTGAACCTTTCCTACAATAACTTCACCGGGGCGTTGCCGGAGGCCTTCGGGCAATCCAAGTTCGGCGCGGCGGCGTTCCAGGGGAACCCCGGGCTGTGCGGGGCGCCCCTGCGGAAATGTGGCTCGCGCTCCGTCCTGAGCTCCGGGGCGATTGCTGGGTTGGTGATCGGACTGATGACGGGGGCTGTGGTCCTCGCATCGGTGTCTATTGGATGGGCgcaggggaggaagaagaagaacaggggaaggagggcagaagaggaggagatggaAATGGAGGATGGCAACAATGGTGGTGAGGGGAAACTAATAGTGTTTCAGGGCGGTGAGCACTTGACGCTGGAGGACGTGCTGAACGCCACTGGCCAAGTGATGGAGAAGACCAGCTATGGGACTGTGTACAAGGCTAAGCTTGCCGATGGGGGCACGATTGCTCTTCGGCTATTGAGGGAAGGCAGCTGCAAGGATGCGGCTTCGTGCTTGCCCGTCGTCCGGCTGCTCGGTCGAGCACGGCATGAGAACTTGGTTTCCTTGAAAGCCTTCTACCAGGGGAAGAGGGGAGAGAAGCTCCTCATCTATGACTACCTCCCGAATAGAACCCTCCATGATCTCCTTCATG AGTCTAGAGCTGGAAGGACTCTGCCGAACTGGGCTAGAAGGCACAAGATAGCACTGGGAGTGGCGAGGGGGCTCGCCCACCTTCACACGGGGCAGGAGACGCCGATCACCCATGGAAATATCCGGTCCAAGAACGTGCTCGTCGATGAGCTCTTCGTGCCGAGGCTCAGCGATTACGGGCTCGACAAACTGATGGTGCCGGCGGTAGCCGATGAGATGGTGTCTGCTGCAAAATCTGATGGCTACAAGGCGCCTGAGCTGCAGAAGATGAAGAAGTGCAACTCGAGGACAGATGTGTATGCTTTCGGGATACTGCTGCTGGAGATCCTAATGGGCAAGAAACCTGGGAACGGGAGGAATGGCGAGGGCGTGGACTTGCCGTCCTTGGTCAAGGTGGCGGTGCTGGAGGAGACGACGATGGAGGTGTTCGATGTGGAGATCTTGAAGGGGATAAGGAGCCCGACAGAGGATGGGTTGGTGCAGGCGTTGAAGTTGGCGATGGGCTGCTGTGCTCCCGTAGCATCCGTGAGGCCGGACATGAACGAAGTCGTGAAGCAGCTGGAGGAGAACAGGCCAAGGAACAGGTCTGCTCTATATAGTCCTACAGATACCAGGAGTGAGATAGGGACACCCTTCTGA
- the LOC103706993 gene encoding probable pectate lyase 8, producing MAASMRWLPLLVLGLLAVVAGGLGWIGGQSFFVSRNGGGIGRRTLREGQPPANETSSRPVLEAVMGAVDDPDMVASMVQMSIRNSSARRALGYLSCGTGNPIDDCWRCDPAWHHHRKRLADCGIGFGHNAVGGRDGRLYVVTDPGDDDPVNPRPGTLRHAAIQDEPLWIVFKRDMVITLKQELIMNSFKTIDGRGANVHIANGACITIQFVTNIIIHGLHIHDCKPTGNAMVRSSPSHYGWRTMADGDAISIFGSSHVWVDRCSLSNCADGLVDAVMGSTAITISNNHFTHHNEVMLLGHSDSYERDKGMQVTIAFNHFGEGLIQRMPRCRHGYFHVVNNDYTHWEMYAIGGSASPTINSQGNRYLAPANPFAKEVTKRLDAPSGVWKSWNWRSEGDMLLNGAYFIPSGAGASMSYSRASSLGAKPSSMVGTITSEAGPLSCRKAAQC from the exons ATGGCGGCGTCTATGAGGTGGCTTCCGCTGCTGGTTCTCGGGCTTTTGGCGGTTGTAGCTGGAGGCTTGGGGTGGATTGGGGGCCAGAGCTTCTTTGTTTCCAG GAATGGAGGAGGAATTGGGAGGAGGACGTTGAGAGAAGGCCAGCCGCCGGCGAATGAGACATCTTCGAG GCCTGTGCTGGAGGCAGTGATGGGCGCCGTTGATGACCCGGACATGGTTGCTTCCATGGTGCAAAT GAGCATAAGGAACAGCAGCGCACGCCGGGCGCTCGGATATCTTTCTTGTGGAACCGGCAATCCGATCGACGACTGCTGGCGCTGCGATCCCGCCTGGCACCACCACCGCAAGCGGCTGGCCGACTGCGGCATTGGCTTCGGCCACAATGCCGTCGGCGGGCGCGACGGGCGTCTCTACGTGGTGACGGATCCCGGGGACGACGACCCCGTGAACCCGCGCCCGGGGACGCTGCGCCACGCCGCCATCCAGGACGAGCCCCTCTGGATCGTCTTCAAGCGCGACATGGTCATCACCCTCAAGCAGGAGCTCATCATGAACAGCTTCAAGACCATCGACGGCCGCGGCGCCAACGTGCACATCGCCAACGGCGCCTGCATCACCATCCAATTCGTCACCAACATCATCATCCACGGCCTCCACATCCATGATTGCAAGCCAACCGGGAACGCCATGGTCCGCAGCTCTCCTTCCCACTATGGCTGGAGGACGATGGCTGATGGTGACGCCATCTCCATTTTTGGCTCCAGCCACGTATGGGTGGACCGCTGCTCTCTCTCCAACTGCGCCGACGGACTCGTTGATGCCGTCATGGGCTCCACTGCCATAACCATCTCCAACAACCACTTCACCCACCATAATGAG GTGATGCTTTTGGGTCACAGCGATTCCTACGAGAGAGACAAGGGCATGCAAGTCACCATCGCATTCAACCACTTCGGTGAAGGCCTAATTCAGAGAATGCCGAG GTGCAGGCATGGTTACTTCCATGTGGTAAACAATGACTACACTCATTGGGAGATGTATGCCATTGGTGGGAGTGCAAGTCCAACCATCAACAGCCAGGGCAACCGATACCTTGCCCCGGCCAACCCCTTCGCCAAGGAG GTTACTAAAAGATTGGACGCGCCCTCAGGTGTCTGGAAGAGTTGGAATTGGAGGTCGGAGGGTGACATGCTGCTCAATGGTGCCTACTTCATTCCCTCTGGAGCAGGAGCTTCAATGAGCTATTCAAGGGCCTCCAGCCTTGGGGCGAAGCCTTCTTCTATGGTTGGCACTATAACTTCAGAAGCAGGGCCCCTTTCGTGCCGCAAGGCTGCTCAGTGCTGA
- the LOC103706994 gene encoding uncharacterized protein LOC103706994, with translation MRQKIEHRNGGSWPTMSRVRCRLMSQGNLTPSPSPLARIMAASASISNVLLLLPALSPRPISRALTSRFRRSPLPLRRSFHKVRGPSRLPPVVVAAQSNSNFFRVIQTAWRIGKDVTEAGTKLVPDVVPRPLARIGVAVAAGTVALILFKSFLSTAFFVLAMMGFIYFVFIALNTDESSRGDESSMGGGSTASTEDDTLEEARRIMEKYK, from the exons ATGAGGCAAAAGATCGAACACAGGAACGGTGGAAGCTGGCCCACCATGTCAAGAGTCCGTTGCCGCCTGATGTCCCAAGGAAACCTCACCCCCTCGCCTTCCCCTCTTGCTCGCATCATGGCGGCTTCcgcttccatctccaacgtcctcctcctcctcccggcTTTATCCCCTCGCCCGATCAGCCGCGCCCTCACCTCTCGATTTCGCCGGTCGCCGTTGCCGCTACGGAGAAGCTTCCATAAAGTTCGTGGTCCTTCCCGGTTGCCCCCCGTCGTCGTTGCCGCCCAATCCAACTCCAACTTCTTCAGAG TCATTCAGACAGCTTGGAGGATTGGAAAAGATGTCACTGAGGCAGGTACCAAACTTGTGCCG GATGTAGTTCCCAGACCTCTAGCAAGGATTGGTGTAGCTGTTGCTGCTGGAACAGTTGCTCTTATTCTGTTTAAATCCTTTCTATCCACTGCATTCTTTGTATTG GCCATGATGGGATTTATATATTTCGTCTTCATCGCTTTGAACACGGATGAAAGTTCCAGAGGGGATGAAAGCTCCATGGGGGGTGGAAGCACGGCGTCTACCGAAGATGACACTTTGGAAGAAGCTAGACGAATAATGGAGAAGTACAAGTAG
- the LOC103706996 gene encoding protein LUTEIN DEFICIENT 5, chloroplastic — protein MASTSNLYSSSSSPFLQFSHLPSRSHHQRPNPSFVSLPHRRRSLRCFSSSSSSSSSNGQPDQGDDDPAVKEVERLLEEKRRAQLAARIASGEFTAQQSGWISVVKSGLAKLGPPGKLLKELLSRLAGEDGSPEGERPEIPQAKGSFRAVGGQAFFLPLYELFLTYGGIFRLTFGPKSFLIVSDPAIAKHILRNNSKAYSKGILAEILEFVMGKGLIPADGEIWRVRRRAIVPALHQKYVASMISLFGEASYRLCEKLDAAASDGEDVEMESLFSRLTLDIIGKAVFNYEFDSLAYDNGIVEAVYSVLREAEMRSTSPIPTWEIPIWKDISPRQKKVAEALKLINGTLDNLIAICKRMVEQEELQFHEEYMNEQDPSILHFLLASGDDVSSKQLRDDLMTMLIAGHETSAAVLTWTFYLLSKEPGVMAKLQEEVDSILGDRFPTIEDMKKLKYTTRVINESLRLYPQPPVLIRRSLEDDVLGKYPIKRGEDIFISVWNLHRCPKHWVDADSFNPERWPLDEPNPNETNQNFSYLPFGGGPRKCIGDMFATFETVVATAMLTRRFNFQMAPGAAPVGMTTGATIHTTEGLKMTVTRRTMPPIIPNLETKILRVDGDQPLSSTPSTVSSSISEEDQEGEVSTAQMS, from the exons ATGGCTTCTACGTCCAATCtctactcctcctcctcctcccccttcctccaatTCTCCCATCTCCCCTCGCGGTCACACCACCAGAGGCCCAATCCCAGCTTCGTCTCTCTGCCCCACAGGCGGCGCTCGCTCCgatgcttctcctcctcctcctcctcctcctcctcgaacGGCCAACCCGACCAGGGAGATGACGACCCCGCCGTCAAGGAAGTCGAACGGCTCCTCGAGGAGAAGCGCCGGGCTCAGCTCGCCGCCCGCATCGCCTCCGGCGAGTTCACCGCCCAGCAATCCGG GTGGATTTCTGTGGTGAAGAGTGGGCTCGCGAAGCTGGGGCCACCAGGGAAGCTCTTGAAGGAGCTGCTGTCGAGATTGGCCGGCGAGGATGGTTCGCCGGAGGGGGAGCGGCCAGAGATCCCGCAGGCCAAGGGGTCGTTCAGGGCTGTGGGAGGGCAGGccttctttctccctctttacGAGCTCTTCCTCACCTATGGAGGTATCTTTCGCCTCACCTTTGGCCCCAAg tCGTTTCTGATCGTTTCTGATCCGGCGATAGCTAAGCACATACTGAGGAATAATTCCAAGGCTTACTCCAAG GGTATATTGGCAGAAATTCTGGAGTTTGTGATGGGAAAGGGTTTAATCCCAGCTGACGGTGAGATTTGGCGGGTCCGGAGACGTGCCATCGTCCCAGCATTGCATCAGAAG TATGTTGCTTCCATGATCAGTCTCTTTGGAGAAGCTTCATATAGGCTCTGCGAGAAGTTGGATGCTGCAGCATCAGATGGAGAGGATGTGGAGATGGAGTCGCTCTTTTCACGCTTGACATTGGATATCATTGGCAAGGCTGTCTTCAATTATGAGTTTGACTCTTTAGCATATGATAACGGAATAGTGGAG GCAGTTTACAGCGTTCTGAGAGAAGCAGAGATGCGAAGTACTTCTCCAATACCAACGTGGGAAATTCCAATATGGAAAGATATCTCCCCACGGCAGAAGAAGGTCGCAGAAGCTCTTAAGTTGATCAATGGAACCCTTGATAATTTGATTGCTATTTGCAAG AGAATGGTAGAGCAAGAGGAGTTGCAATTTCATGAGGAGTACATGAATGAGCAAGATCCTAGCATTCTTCACTTTCTACTGGCATCAGGAGATGAT GTTTCTAGCAAGCAACTTCGTGATGATTTGATGACGATGCTTATAGCTGGCCATGAAACATCCGCAGCAGTTTTAACATGGACCTTTTATCTTCTTTCTAAG GAGCCAGGAGTCATGGCCAAGCTCCAAGAAGAG GTTGACTCCATTTTAGGGGATCGCTTTCCAACAATTGAAGACATGAAGAAATTAAAGTACACTACACGAGTGATCAATGAA TCATTGAGACTTTACCCGCAACCACCAGTTTTAATTCGCCGTTCTCTTGAAGATGATGTGCTTGGGAAGTACCCGATAAAACG GGGTgaagatatttttatttctgtGTGGAACCTCCATCGATGCCCTAAGCATTGGGTTGATGCTGATAGTTTCAATCCTGAAAGATGGCCACTAGATGAACCAAATCCAAATGAGACTAATCAAAATTTCAG TTATTTACCATTTGGTGGTGGGCCAAGAAAGTGTATTGGAGACATGTTTGCTACATTTGAG ACAGTGGTAGCAACAGCAATGCTTACAAGACGATTCAACTTTCAAATGGCACCTGGAGCAGCGCCT GTGGGGATGACAACAGGAGCAACCATCCACACTACTGAGGGATTGAAGATGACTGTTACACGCAGGACTATGCCTCCCATAATCCCCaatttagagacaaaaatactgaGGGTAGATGGTGATCAACCTCTAAGCTCGACTCCATCTACAGTTAGCAGCAGTATATCTGAGGAGGATCAGGAAGGTGAAGTCTCTACAGCCCAAATGTCATAA
- the LOC103706997 gene encoding U11/U12 small nuclear ribonucleoprotein 31 kDa protein has translation MGRRGKESDDEDDDFLYRYPLPSSSSAVASGGHHHHEATAGGASKGGSGGLAPSKSTVYVSNLDYSLTNSDLHTIFSTFGKVARVTVLKDRVSRQSRGVAFVLFVSRHDAAAAVRTMDRKVLNGRTISVSIASDNGRAAEFIRRRVYKDKSRCYECGEEGHLSYECPRNQLGPRERPNPKRARRDAQRRGGGGVREDDWGSDSGDEAGFEDDNWASIVDTRGAEEKARGREEWRDDGKDRKKKAKKAGYFSDESGEDD, from the coding sequence ATGGGTCGGCGAGGAAAGGAAAGCGACGATGAGGACGACGATTTCCTCTACCGCTaccctcttccctcttcatcCTCCGCCGTTGCCTCCGGCGGCCACCACCACCACGAAGCCACCGCCGGCGGCGCCTCCAAGGGCGGATCCGGCGGCCTCGCCCCCTCCAAATCGACGGTATACGTCTCCAACCTCGACTACTCTCTCACTAACTCCGATCTCCACACCATCTTTTCCACCTTCGGCAAGGTCGCCCGCGTCACGGTCCTCAAAGACCGGGTCTCCCGTCAGAGCCGCGGCGTCGCCTTCGTCCTCTTCGTCTCCCGCCacgacgccgccgccgccgtccggACTATGGATCGCAAGGTCCTCAACGGCCGCACCATCTCCGTCTCCATCGCCTCCGACAACGGCCGcgccgccgagttcatccgccGGAGGGTCTACAAGGACAAGAGTCGCTGCTACGAGTGCGGCGAGGAGGGCCACCTCTCCTACGAGTGTCCTAGGAACCAGCTAGGCCCCAGGGAGCGGCCAAACCCTAAGCGGGCCCGGAGGGATGCGCAGCgccgtggcggcggcggcgttaGGGAGGATGACTGGGGATCGGATAGTGGGGATGAAGCCGGGTTCGAGGATGATAACTGGGCATCAATAGTGGACACGAGGGGGGCCGAGGAGAAGGCGAGGGGGAGGGAGGAGTGGAGAGATGATGGGAAGGATAGGAAGAAGAAGGCGAAGAAAGCTGGCTACTTTAGTGATGAGAGTGGCGAGGACGACTAG